In one Pempheris klunzingeri isolate RE-2024b chromosome 8, fPemKlu1.hap1, whole genome shotgun sequence genomic region, the following are encoded:
- the LOC139204838 gene encoding uncharacterized protein: protein MKKTFVCDESMIITIPIGSLKYVQEGPLMPEKFHCVYKDSYKVFSINGKPKPLGAAQAIAGVFIITLGLIFTQTKDIILFYTQPSILFVVSGMLSYAAGQSPNMHVAKLSFSLNILSFFWSAAAICLCALWFPADLKLHEGIRGLILSLLIIEMFMALFLIYWLSKAICRQQFNTLPIILLKRGD from the exons ATGAAGAAGACATTTGTATGTGATGAATCGATGATCATCACCATTCCCATTGGGAGTCTAAAGTACGTTCAGGAGGGTCCGCTGATGCCGGAGAAATTTCACTGTGTGTACAAAGACTCCTACAAGGTCTTTTCAATTAACGGAAAACCTAAACCTCTTGGA gcGGCCCAAGCCATCGCTGGTGTGTTCATTATCACACTCGGCCTGATTTTCACTCAGACAAAAGACATCATCTTGTTCTACACTCAACCCAGTATTCTG TTTGTGGTCTCTGGTATGCTGTCCTATGCAGCTGGACAATCTCCAAACATGCATGTG GCAaagctgtctttctctctgaacaTCCTCAGCTTCTTTTGGTCAGCTGCAGCCATCTGTCTCTGTGCGCTCTGGTTTCCAGCAGATCTCAAG CTCCATGAAGGGATCAGGGGACTGATTTTGTCCCTGCTGATCATTGAAATGTTCATGGCTCTATTCTTGATCTACTGGTTGAGTAAAGCTATATGCAGACAACAGTTCAACACTTTG CCCATCATACTGCTGAAACGAGGAGACTAA